The proteins below are encoded in one region of Syntrophotalea carbinolica DSM 2380:
- the dnaA gene encoding chromosomal replication initiator protein DnaA, whose translation MEKIWQKTLDSLKQSLTPQHFATWIKPIRFIGVHNDVVELEVPNRFVLDWLKKHYYGTIQECWSNTAGAAYKISLTVASKTAKEPVPAAETSPPATPAPKPKQEKTPPRANAYNLNSRYTFETFVLGSSNQFASAAATAVANNPATTYNPLFIYGGVGLGKTHLVNAVGNAILKKNPEMKVCYYTSEKFMNELINSLRYAKMDEFRTKFRSMDVLLIDDVQFIAGKERTQEEFFHTFNALYDSHKQIVVTSDKFPKEIPGLEERLRSRFEWGLIADIQAPDMETKQAILKMKAEQNGIDLPKEVALFLASAVSSNIRELEGYLVRIGAYASLTATPITLSMAQEVLKDILVEKRRELTVEEIQKLVATHYSIKISDLKSAKRMKALVLPRQIAMYLSRQLTSCSYPEIGERFGGKDHSTIIHAIKKIEKAMDEDYQLRSVINNLKKELSI comes from the coding sequence ATGGAAAAAATCTGGCAAAAGACTCTGGATAGCCTTAAGCAATCCTTGACCCCGCAGCATTTTGCGACATGGATCAAGCCGATTCGCTTCATCGGCGTACATAACGATGTGGTGGAACTCGAAGTACCGAACCGGTTTGTCCTCGACTGGTTAAAGAAACATTATTACGGAACTATTCAGGAATGTTGGTCGAATACGGCAGGGGCGGCCTATAAAATAAGCCTTACCGTTGCCAGTAAAACCGCCAAAGAGCCTGTTCCCGCCGCTGAAACCAGTCCCCCCGCAACCCCGGCGCCAAAACCGAAACAGGAAAAAACACCACCGCGAGCCAATGCCTACAACCTGAATTCGCGATATACCTTTGAAACCTTTGTTCTTGGTTCTTCCAACCAATTCGCCAGCGCGGCGGCCACAGCGGTAGCTAATAATCCTGCCACGACCTACAACCCCTTATTTATTTACGGAGGGGTCGGTCTGGGAAAAACCCATCTTGTCAATGCCGTGGGAAATGCCATTCTGAAAAAAAATCCGGAAATGAAGGTGTGTTACTACACTTCCGAAAAATTCATGAATGAGCTGATCAACTCACTCCGCTATGCAAAGATGGATGAGTTTCGCACCAAATTCAGATCTATGGACGTGTTACTGATTGACGACGTTCAATTTATTGCAGGAAAAGAACGTACTCAGGAAGAGTTCTTCCATACCTTTAACGCGTTATACGACTCCCATAAACAGATTGTTGTAACATCCGATAAATTTCCCAAAGAAATACCCGGCCTAGAAGAAAGACTGAGATCACGATTTGAATGGGGATTGATTGCCGATATTCAAGCCCCGGACATGGAAACAAAACAAGCTATTCTTAAAATGAAAGCTGAACAGAACGGTATAGATCTACCCAAGGAAGTAGCTTTATTTTTGGCAAGCGCGGTAAGTAGCAACATTCGTGAACTCGAAGGTTACCTGGTACGTATTGGTGCTTACGCAAGTCTCACAGCTACTCCCATCACCTTAAGTATGGCCCAGGAAGTGCTTAAGGACATTCTGGTGGAAAAACGCCGAGAACTAACCGTTGAAGAGATTCAAAAACTGGTGGCTACTCACTACTCCATCAAAATATCGGATCTTAAGTCAGCCAAGCGCATGAAAGCCTTGGTATTACCGCGCCAGATAGCCATGTATCTTTCCCGTCAGCTGACGTCCTGTTCCTATCCGGAAATCGGAGAACGCTTCGGCGGAAAGGACCATTCCACAATCATTCATGCGATTAAAAAAATTGAAAAAGCCATGGATGAAGATTACCAGCTCCGTTCGGTTATCAACAATTTGAAAAAAGAGCTAAGCATCTAA
- the dnaN gene encoding DNA polymerase III subunit beta: protein MNFSIEKEVFLKGLARVQGIVEKKNTIPILANVLIEAEDDHIRLTATDLEVGMKASYPASVTSAGRITVSAKKLFEIIKELPEKEISFTAKENCWIEIRCGKSLFNVVGLSADEFPYFPQIDKEQFFQIPGDILKRLIEKTAFSMSTDESKYNLNGIYLRAMEDEGRQILRFVATDGHRLALMQTPLDCSHVEPLAKGVIFPRKGVLELRKIAEEGNGEVLLGFMDNNAVIKKSQTVIVMRLVDGDFPDYNRVIPLNNDLKANIPREEFLHALRRMAILSSEKSKGVKIDFQENQLTLSSSNPEFGDAREDFEIEYAEGDLSIGFNARYLIDILANLDSEKVCLSLRDQLSPGLITPLDDNDYLAVIMPMRL, encoded by the coding sequence ATGAATTTTTCAATTGAAAAAGAAGTCTTTCTCAAAGGCCTGGCACGAGTACAGGGAATCGTCGAAAAGAAAAACACCATTCCTATCCTTGCCAACGTACTCATCGAGGCCGAAGATGACCACATACGCCTCACTGCCACCGATCTCGAAGTCGGCATGAAGGCTTCCTACCCTGCCAGCGTCACATCGGCAGGTCGTATAACCGTATCCGCCAAAAAACTTTTTGAAATCATCAAGGAACTACCGGAAAAGGAAATATCTTTTACCGCCAAGGAAAATTGTTGGATAGAAATACGCTGCGGTAAATCGCTTTTCAATGTTGTTGGTCTATCAGCCGATGAGTTTCCCTATTTCCCCCAGATCGACAAGGAACAATTTTTCCAGATTCCGGGCGATATCCTTAAACGCCTGATTGAAAAAACCGCTTTTTCCATGTCGACGGATGAGAGTAAATACAACCTTAATGGTATTTACCTTCGTGCAATGGAAGATGAGGGTCGCCAGATATTGCGATTTGTGGCCACGGACGGTCACCGTCTGGCCTTGATGCAAACCCCTCTCGATTGTTCCCATGTGGAACCATTGGCCAAGGGGGTTATTTTCCCTCGCAAGGGTGTGTTGGAATTACGAAAAATCGCCGAAGAGGGAAATGGTGAAGTACTGCTTGGTTTTATGGACAACAATGCGGTTATCAAAAAGTCCCAAACGGTAATCGTTATGCGTCTGGTCGATGGTGATTTTCCCGACTACAACAGAGTTATTCCACTCAATAACGATCTCAAGGCCAACATTCCTCGCGAAGAATTTCTACATGCCTTACGCCGTATGGCCATATTGTCGAGTGAAAAGTCAAAAGGTGTCAAAATCGATTTCCAGGAAAATCAGCTAACTTTATCTTCATCTAATCCGGAATTCGGCGATGCCAGAGAAGATTTTGAAATAGAGTATGCCGAAGGTGATCTGTCGATAGGTTTTAATGCACGTTATCTTATTGATATTCTTGCAAATTTAGACTCCGAAAAGGTCTGTTTGTCCCTTCGGGACCAACTGTCTCCGGGACTGATTACGCCTCTCGATGATAACGACTACCTTGCGGTCATCATGCCAATGAGGCTATAG